One Candidatus Kaelpia imicola genomic region harbors:
- a CDS encoding carbohydrate ABC transporter permease — translation MKSEIKNRKRFDGKITKNVFWYLFLSIFGITMILPFAWMVSTSLKDSVEVYTGDPLDWRSWIPDNFIWQNYIDVFRVIPFLRFYFNSLFVALCVTLGVVITSSLAGYAFSRLNFIARDKIFFTYLATMMIPGAVVIIPVFILMRYFGWIDSYKALVIPAMFTAYGTFMLRQFFMTLPKDLEDAAKIDGCGYLGIFLRIILPLSKPALATLTVFTFIGNWQSLLWPLLVTNSIEMFTVPIGLSYFESQYYLVNWTLLMAASTMAIIPIVTIFVFAQKFFIQGIKLEGIKG, via the coding sequence ATGAAGAGCGAGATTAAAAATAGAAAAAGATTTGATGGAAAGATTACCAAAAATGTTTTTTGGTATCTCTTTCTTTCTATTTTTGGTATTACCATGATTCTGCCTTTTGCTTGGATGGTATCTACATCACTTAAAGATTCTGTCGAGGTCTATACAGGAGACCCTTTAGATTGGCGAAGCTGGATACCTGATAATTTTATTTGGCAGAACTATATTGATGTTTTTAGGGTAATACCATTTTTAAGATTTTATTTTAATTCTCTATTCGTTGCCTTGTGTGTAACTTTAGGTGTTGTTATTACAAGCTCTCTTGCCGGCTATGCTTTTTCGCGGCTTAATTTCATAGCTAGAGATAAAATATTCTTTACCTATCTTGCAACTATGATGATACCGGGTGCTGTTGTAATAATACCGGTCTTTATTTTAATGCGCTACTTTGGTTGGATAGATAGCTATAAAGCATTGGTTATTCCCGCTATGTTTACAGCCTATGGCACTTTTATGCTGAGGCAGTTTTTTATGACGTTGCCTAAAGATTTAGAAGATGCTGCTAAAATTGATGGCTGCGGTTATCTGGGGATATTTTTAAGAATAATACTGCCTCTTTCAAAACCGGCTCTGGCAACTCTTACCGTCTTTACCTTTATAGGCAACTGGCAGAGTCTGCTCTGGCCGCTTCTTGTGACTAACTCGATTGAGATGTTTACTGTTCCTATCGGTCTATCTTATTTTGAGTCTCAGTATTACCTTGTTAATTGGACGCTTCTTATGGCGGCCTCTACTATGGCAATCATTCCTATCGTTACAATCTTTGTCTTTGCTCAGAAGTTCTTTATCCAGGGCATCAAGCTTGAAGGGATTAAAGGATGA
- a CDS encoding efflux RND transporter permease subunit codes for MKISEFSVKHSLLINLISIFILIAGFYTLFISKIKKEAFPEVSFDTVIITTVYPGATPNEVEKLVTTPIEKELKGVDGIEEFSSSSTDNLSSISVEISEDARDKDKVIDNIQKAVDRVRGLPGEIKEDPRVIEITSDEIPVIKIALSGDMSEWDLQKDAENLEDILEDIEGVSSISKSGWRNKEVWVEVDPDKIKEYQISLEEIMAALSKRNISIPAGKIRANEEFSIRTTGEFHTVNEIENVVIRANDAGNWLYVKEVAKVRFSFEEEDSINKNFGTRSIALTVIKKSSGDAIRTVTAVKKAVKKYTKYANSKLHISYIDDMSFYVKRRLGVLRQNGIIGIFLVLGVLMLFLNSKIAFLTALGIPIAFSITLAIMGFVGISVNLITMFGLIIVLGMIVDDGIIIAENCSRYIEEGYPPRKAAILGTEEVIKPVTATIITTVAAFIPLMLMEGMIGKFIRGIPIVVTIALAASLFEALVILPSHIADFIKVKAGEKFKSRKELPWFKTLINFYTKTINKALNKRYIVLTVIFIILILTFVTAKFMPFILFGSQGIEQFYIKAEAPIGTNLYETERLMYKIEEVVSELPSDELDAYTTEIGRSGLSHRTFDPSGKIGSHIAQVTVYLSPTADRKREVDEIVDDLRPLLKDLEGFDEVYFEKEKEGPPTGKAIAIQIRGESFEVLNEISRKTYSMLENIPGITDITSDYEIGQSEIRVVVDEEAAASTYLSISEIASNIRATFRGGIATSIKPTKAEEEIDVLVMFPQNYRNDRATFNKILILNKFNNLIPLNKVAKIEDKTAISTIRHLDGRRVITIRADVDNKKITSLKANQLLAQKMEDIPKQYPGYTVKFGGEQEENVKSLQGFMRAFIIAFFCIFMILAANFNSLIQPFIVMMAIPFGLIGVIWAFLLHGLPLSFFMLMGVVGLSGIVVNDSIVLVEFINNLRQKGIDRRKSIIEAGRLRLRPVLLTTITTSLGLTPTAYGIWGGDPFLKPMALTIVWGLICATVLTLIVIPCIYAVIDDITIKIAHHETARKKNENNSD; via the coding sequence ATGAAGATAAGTGAATTCTCTGTAAAACACTCGCTATTAATAAACCTCATATCTATATTTATCCTTATCGCAGGATTTTATACCCTCTTTATATCAAAGATAAAGAAGGAGGCATTCCCTGAGGTATCTTTTGATACTGTTATAATAACAACAGTCTATCCAGGAGCAACCCCTAATGAAGTAGAAAAATTAGTAACTACTCCTATTGAGAAAGAACTTAAAGGCGTAGATGGTATAGAAGAGTTTAGCTCTTCTTCAACGGATAACCTCTCTTCAATATCAGTAGAGATAAGTGAAGATGCTAGAGATAAAGATAAGGTAATAGATAATATCCAAAAAGCTGTAGATAGAGTAAGAGGTCTACCCGGTGAGATTAAAGAAGACCCTCGGGTAATAGAGATAACATCGGATGAAATCCCAGTTATTAAAATTGCATTGAGCGGAGATATGAGTGAATGGGATTTGCAGAAAGATGCCGAGAACCTGGAAGATATTCTCGAAGATATAGAAGGCGTATCTTCAATATCTAAAAGCGGTTGGCGTAATAAAGAAGTTTGGGTCGAAGTTGACCCCGATAAGATAAAAGAGTATCAGATCTCGCTTGAAGAGATAATGGCGGCACTGAGTAAAAGAAATATAAGCATACCTGCAGGAAAGATCAGAGCCAATGAAGAGTTCAGCATCAGAACTACAGGAGAGTTCCATACAGTAAATGAGATAGAGAATGTTGTAATAAGAGCAAATGATGCAGGAAACTGGCTCTATGTAAAAGAAGTTGCTAAGGTAAGATTCTCTTTTGAAGAAGAAGATTCAATAAACAAAAACTTTGGTACCCGTTCTATAGCATTAACAGTTATTAAAAAAAGCAGCGGTGATGCAATAAGGACAGTAACTGCTGTTAAAAAAGCTGTCAAAAAATACACAAAGTATGCTAATTCAAAACTCCATATCTCCTATATTGACGATATGTCCTTCTATGTCAAAAGACGCCTTGGGGTATTGAGGCAGAATGGAATTATTGGAATATTTTTAGTCTTGGGAGTGTTGATGCTCTTCCTGAATTCAAAGATAGCCTTTCTTACTGCTTTGGGCATACCTATAGCTTTTAGCATAACTCTGGCAATAATGGGTTTTGTCGGAATAAGTGTAAACCTGATAACTATGTTTGGGCTTATTATAGTATTAGGCATGATTGTAGATGATGGAATAATCATAGCCGAGAACTGCTCCCGCTATATAGAAGAAGGATACCCACCCCGAAAAGCAGCCATTTTAGGAACAGAGGAAGTTATTAAGCCGGTAACCGCAACAATTATAACTACAGTAGCAGCCTTTATACCGCTTATGCTTATGGAAGGTATGATTGGAAAATTTATCCGTGGAATACCTATTGTTGTAACAATTGCTCTAGCTGCATCTTTATTCGAAGCATTGGTAATTCTACCCTCCCATATTGCAGATTTTATAAAGGTAAAAGCAGGTGAAAAATTTAAATCCAGGAAAGAATTACCCTGGTTTAAAACTCTAATTAATTTCTATACTAAAACCATAAATAAAGCTTTAAACAAACGTTACATTGTATTAACAGTGATATTTATAATTCTAATCTTAACATTTGTGACCGCTAAATTTATGCCCTTTATACTATTTGGAAGCCAGGGCATCGAGCAATTCTATATAAAAGCAGAAGCACCAATAGGAACCAATCTTTACGAGACAGAGAGATTGATGTATAAAATAGAAGAAGTAGTATCTGAACTCCCATCTGATGAACTTGATGCCTATACAACTGAAATTGGTAGATCCGGGTTATCGCACCGCACATTCGATCCCAGTGGAAAGATTGGAAGCCATATTGCTCAGGTTACTGTATATCTTAGCCCTACTGCAGATAGAAAAAGAGAGGTCGATGAGATTGTCGACGACTTAAGACCTTTATTAAAAGATCTAGAAGGCTTTGATGAAGTATATTTTGAAAAAGAGAAAGAGGGACCTCCAACAGGTAAAGCCATAGCAATCCAAATAAGAGGCGAGAGCTTTGAGGTACTAAATGAGATATCTCGGAAAACATATTCAATGTTAGAGAATATCCCAGGTATAACCGACATAACATCAGATTACGAAATAGGACAGAGTGAGATAAGAGTAGTTGTCGATGAAGAAGCTGCAGCTAGCACCTACTTATCAATTAGCGAGATTGCTTCAAATATCCGTGCAACATTTAGAGGAGGAATTGCAACCTCAATAAAACCGACAAAAGCAGAAGAAGAGATAGATGTTCTGGTAATGTTTCCGCAAAACTATCGCAATGATAGAGCCACTTTCAATAAAATACTAATTCTCAATAAATTCAATAACCTGATACCTCTTAATAAGGTAGCTAAAATAGAAGATAAGACGGCTATCTCTACGATACGCCACTTAGACGGTAGGAGAGTAATAACAATCAGAGCCGATGTAGATAACAAAAAAATAACCTCTCTCAAGGCCAACCAGCTTCTTGCTCAAAAGATGGAAGATATACCTAAGCAATACCCAGGGTATACAGTTAAATTCGGCGGTGAACAGGAAGAGAACGTAAAATCGCTCCAAGGATTCATGAGAGCTTTTATAATTGCATTCTTCTGCATATTTATGATATTGGCTGCTAACTTTAATTCGCTTATTCAACCATTTATTGTCATGATGGCTATTCCCTTTGGCTTAATAGGAGTAATTTGGGCATTCTTATTGCACGGCCTTCCATTAAGTTTCTTTATGCTTATGGGAGTAGTCGGCCTAAGCGGTATAGTTGTTAATGACTCAATAGTCCTGGTTGAATTCATAAACAACTTGCGCCAAAAAGGCATAGATAGACGTAAGTCGATCATAGAGGCAGGCCGGTTACGTCTTAGACCTGTTCTGCTTACAACAATAACAACTTCTCTAGGTCTAACTCCCACAGCCTACGGCATCTGGGGAGGCGATCCGTTCTTAAAACCCATGGCTTTAACTATTGTCTGGGGTTTAATCTGTGCAACAGTTTTAACTCTAATAGTTATTCCCTGCATCTATGCCGTTATTGACGATATTACTATAAAGATAGCCCATCATGAGACTGCAAGAAAGAAGAACGAGAATAATTCAGACTAA
- a CDS encoding TolC family protein, giving the protein MKKDKHLILYKAIVLLLAILIVMLNNDKALSLNEIDKERIDFKTKKNEHNITLPLSIESVTELALKNSLEIQIAKYDAYRSRTKLKKEKSIFDTFLTLEADYRDNKQQLSSTIDNSHTRSKSFSMGIEKTLPTGSTIELEAADIRTSSSLSTVAVNPNYEASGAITLTQSLGKNFFGLKDRNEIKITKIDIENAEYSSLDSIERVIYNVQTEYWGLVLRDKILNIRNDMLNKANELYTRYEDKYSRGLAEEVDIFAAKANFQNRKNELLVAELERELVKNNLLFLLNEEDSSIDIKILDSLKTELLSKDVNTELKKAIETRRDYKTIENRLKSKDIDINIKKNSLWPEIDLEASFIKNGIRSSESDAWSDLSRENDSQTYVGISFNIPIENREARSELKEARLYKEQLLLSLKRVERLILKEAYNKVKSVNSLKSQTELYSSIVELQRNKLQEEMKRFNYGRSSSDAVIRYEEDLLNAELNLATTLYNYHISLIDLAITKNTLLDRYWNSEL; this is encoded by the coding sequence ATGAAGAAAGATAAACATCTGATTTTATATAAAGCAATAGTCCTATTATTAGCTATTCTTATTGTAATGCTTAACAACGACAAAGCTCTCTCTTTAAATGAAATAGATAAAGAGAGAATAGACTTTAAAACTAAAAAAAATGAGCATAACATAACATTGCCTTTATCAATTGAATCTGTAACAGAGCTTGCGCTCAAAAATTCATTAGAGATACAGATTGCAAAATATGATGCCTACAGAAGCAGGACAAAACTTAAAAAAGAAAAGTCTATCTTTGATACGTTTTTAACTTTAGAAGCTGACTATCGTGATAATAAGCAGCAGTTATCCTCAACAATAGATAACTCTCATACACGCAGTAAATCATTTTCAATGGGAATAGAAAAGACTCTGCCAACAGGTTCAACTATAGAACTTGAAGCAGCAGATATAAGAACCTCATCAAGCCTTTCGACAGTTGCAGTAAACCCGAACTATGAAGCATCTGGAGCTATAACTTTAACTCAGTCTTTAGGTAAAAACTTCTTCGGCCTTAAAGACCGGAATGAGATCAAAATAACCAAGATAGATATAGAGAATGCTGAATACTCTTCTTTAGATTCCATAGAACGTGTCATATATAATGTCCAGACCGAATACTGGGGCTTGGTTTTAAGAGATAAAATATTGAATATAAGAAATGATATGCTCAATAAAGCCAACGAATTATATACAAGATATGAAGATAAATATTCACGCGGTCTGGCAGAAGAAGTAGATATATTTGCAGCTAAAGCAAACTTTCAAAATAGAAAGAATGAGCTCCTTGTTGCAGAGCTAGAAAGAGAACTGGTTAAAAACAATCTACTATTCTTGTTAAACGAAGAAGACTCTTCTATTGATATAAAGATATTGGATAGCTTAAAAACAGAGCTTCTAAGTAAAGACGTGAATACGGAATTAAAAAAAGCAATAGAGACCAGGCGTGACTATAAGACTATTGAAAACAGACTTAAGTCCAAAGATATAGATATCAACATAAAGAAAAATTCTCTCTGGCCAGAGATAGATCTAGAAGCAAGTTTTATTAAAAATGGTATCAGAAGCAGCGAGAGCGATGCCTGGAGTGATCTATCAAGAGAGAATGACTCTCAAACTTACGTAGGGATAAGCTTCAATATTCCGATAGAGAATAGAGAAGCCCGTTCAGAGCTTAAAGAAGCACGTCTCTACAAGGAACAGCTCTTGCTCTCTTTAAAAAGAGTTGAACGATTGATACTTAAAGAAGCGTACAACAAGGTCAAAAGCGTAAATAGCTTAAAGAGTCAGACTGAACTTTATAGCTCAATTGTAGAGCTGCAGAGAAATAAACTCCAGGAGGAGATGAAAAGATTTAATTACGGAAGATCCAGCTCAGATGCAGTTATAAGATATGAAGAAGACCTATTAAATGCAGAACTAAACCTTGCAACCACTCTCTATAACTACCATATCAGTTTGATAGATTTGGCTATTACAAAAAATACGCTGCTTGATAGATACTGGAACTCTGAACTATGA
- a CDS encoding UPF0280 family protein codes for MQNRFYRDWTRNHGGVNFQVQIEETDLSISADSDIKDQALDCVKKQRALLKEYIKKDSSFLISLEPVEIKPQAPLIIKEMIRAASIANVGPMAAVAGAMAEIVGRELRKLSENIIVENGGDIYIDTRDSSVVALYAGGSSILGKIGLKLDQNIMPAGVCTSSATIGHSLNFGKADAVTIVSDSAAIADALATSISNRVKSSSDIGSVLKYAQDISDIRGLVIVAAGRIAFYGGIEIIKV; via the coding sequence ATGCAAAACAGATTCTATAGGGATTGGACCAGAAATCATGGAGGGGTAAATTTTCAGGTCCAAATTGAGGAGACGGATCTCTCTATATCGGCAGATAGCGATATTAAGGATCAAGCTCTTGACTGCGTTAAAAAACAGAGAGCTTTATTAAAAGAGTATATAAAAAAAGATAGTTCATTTCTCATCTCGCTTGAGCCAGTTGAAATTAAACCCCAGGCACCTTTAATTATAAAAGAGATGATTAGAGCCGCTTCTATAGCCAATGTTGGGCCTATGGCTGCTGTTGCCGGTGCAATGGCAGAGATTGTAGGAAGAGAGCTGCGTAAGCTAAGCGAAAATATAATAGTTGAAAATGGCGGCGATATCTATATAGATACTCGTGATAGCAGTGTAGTTGCTCTCTATGCGGGCGGTTCTTCTATATTGGGTAAGATAGGTTTAAAATTAGACCAAAATATTATGCCTGCTGGAGTCTGTACTTCTTCAGCTACGATAGGGCACTCTTTGAATTTTGGTAAAGCCGATGCTGTTACTATAGTATCTGATTCAGCTGCTATTGCTGATGCATTAGCTACTTCTATCTCAAATAGAGTTAAATCTTCTTCTGATATAGGCTCTGTTTTAAAATACGCCCAAGATATTAGTGATATTAGAGGGTTGGTTATAGTTGCAGCTGGAAGAATAGCTTTCTATGGTGGTATTGAGATTATAAAAGTGTGA
- a CDS encoding sugar ABC transporter permease encodes MKSRNKESLAAFLFLTPNMIGFLVFTFLPVIFSLVLSFFHWELVGSGESLFSNLKFVGFANFVKLLGFHFKDGHLIANDPHFWYYLYNTIFLMLIIPVGILGSLILAVAVNQKLKGVVLYRVIFFLPVICPIAAIAVLWKVLLNPDFGLINSLIVKFSTLLGLEIEGPNWLSDTNWAKPAIMLVNLWMTVGGYNMILYLAALQGIPKDLYEAANIDGASSWHRFRYITVPMISPTTFFITIMSIIGGLQGSFAIIYILTGGGPAGSSTTIMYYIFTNLYEFQKAGYAAAVAWVLFILIFLFSRIYWKRGGSLVHY; translated from the coding sequence TTGAAATCTAGAAACAAAGAATCTCTAGCAGCTTTTCTATTTTTAACTCCAAATATGATTGGGTTTTTGGTTTTTACTTTTTTACCTGTGATATTCTCTCTTGTCTTAAGTTTTTTTCATTGGGAACTTGTCGGTAGCGGAGAGTCTCTTTTTTCTAATCTTAAGTTTGTTGGTTTTGCCAACTTTGTTAAGCTTCTAGGTTTTCATTTTAAAGATGGTCACTTAATAGCTAATGATCCCCATTTCTGGTACTATCTCTACAATACTATATTCCTGATGCTTATAATTCCTGTAGGCATTCTAGGATCTTTGATATTAGCCGTAGCTGTTAATCAAAAATTAAAAGGTGTTGTATTATATCGAGTCATATTCTTTCTTCCGGTTATATGTCCTATTGCCGCAATAGCAGTTCTCTGGAAAGTCTTGCTCAATCCCGATTTTGGGCTTATAAATAGTTTGATAGTTAAGTTCTCAACTCTATTAGGCTTAGAGATAGAAGGACCTAATTGGCTGTCTGATACTAATTGGGCAAAGCCGGCAATCATGCTTGTTAATCTCTGGATGACTGTGGGCGGTTATAATATGATCCTATATTTGGCAGCATTGCAGGGTATTCCAAAGGATCTCTATGAGGCAGCAAATATAGATGGGGCTAGCTCTTGGCATAGATTCCGCTATATTACGGTTCCAATGATATCTCCGACCACCTTCTTTATAACCATTATGAGTATCATTGGAGGGTTACAGGGTTCTTTTGCCATAATATATATCTTAACAGGGGGAGGTCCAGCCGGATCATCTACCACTATAATGTATTACATATTTACAAATCTTTATGAATTTCAAAAGGCTGGTTATGCTGCTGCTGTTGCCTGGGTGTTGTTTATTTTAATATTTCTTTTCTCCAGAATATATTGGAAGAGAGGCGGGAGTTTGGTTCACTACTGA
- a CDS encoding 4Fe-4S binding protein codes for MGSKKIVLHFPKKLVDRPIICNIVKKYNLDFNILRASVTPDEEGLLVLELTGAVKDLSKAVKSLRSSGVTAQPLSKDVVRNESKCTHCGLCVVYCPTNALYTDRATQEIIFEKDKCIGCEICVRVCPTKAMEVSF; via the coding sequence ATGGGTTCTAAAAAAATAGTGTTACATTTTCCTAAAAAATTAGTCGACCGTCCTATTATTTGCAATATTGTTAAAAAATATAATCTAGATTTTAATATCCTTAGAGCTTCAGTTACTCCGGATGAAGAAGGGCTTTTGGTTCTGGAACTTACAGGAGCGGTTAAAGATTTAAGTAAAGCAGTTAAGTCTCTAAGGAGCAGCGGAGTCACGGCTCAGCCTTTGAGCAAGGATGTTGTTAGAAATGAGTCTAAGTGTACTCATTGCGGGCTCTGTGTAGTCTATTGCCCAACAAATGCTTTATATACTGACAGAGCAACACAAGAGATAATCTTTGAAAAAGATAAATGTATTGGATGCGAAATTTGCGTAAGAGTCTGTCCTACCAAAGCTATGGAAGTTAGTTTTTAA
- a CDS encoding HU family DNA-binding protein codes for MTKKDIVNQIVEKTGYKQTKVKNTVQLTLDTIASALVGGNNIELRNFGVFKVKTRKPRQGRNPRTGEIVPVPERRVVVFKPGLELKERLK; via the coding sequence ATGACTAAGAAAGATATTGTTAATCAAATTGTAGAAAAGACAGGCTATAAACAAACTAAGGTTAAGAATACAGTTCAACTGACGTTAGATACAATAGCTTCTGCTCTTGTGGGTGGGAATAATATTGAATTGAGGAATTTTGGAGTCTTTAAGGTAAAAACAAGAAAGCCCAGACAGGGACGTAATCCACGGACAGGAGAGATTGTTCCTGTGCCCGAGAGGCGTGTTGTAGTTTTTAAGCCAGGCTTGGAGTTGAAAGAAAGATTAAAATAG
- a CDS encoding cold shock domain-containing protein yields MSSKGKVKWFSNQKGFGFITPEEGADVFVHFSAVQTEGYRTLEEGDDVEFEIVETPKGPQAANVKRVS; encoded by the coding sequence ATGAGTAGTAAAGGTAAGGTCAAATGGTTTTCAAACCAAAAAGGTTTCGGTTTTATAACACCAGAGGAAGGGGCGGATGTCTTTGTCCATTTTTCTGCAGTTCAAACCGAAGGTTATAGGACACTTGAAGAAGGTGATGATGTGGAGTTTGAGATAGTTGAAACTCCTAAGGGTCCTCAGGCTGCTAATGTAAAAAGAGTTAGCTGA
- a CDS encoding MarR family transcriptional regulator → MNIEHFAKEVTKILPHIIRGIVKNQNDALKKGTITLPQYLTLNILSLQGPLKMKDIAAELNISLPAATGLIDRLYSIKTIERIYDKKDRRVIYIKITEKGKKMVKDIRLEREKEIIALFSKLTEREREDYLNILKKIKTGLYQNEER, encoded by the coding sequence ATGAATATTGAGCATTTTGCCAAAGAGGTCACAAAGATACTACCTCATATAATAAGGGGTATAGTCAAAAACCAAAATGACGCTTTAAAGAAAGGGACTATTACCCTACCTCAATACCTGACACTTAATATTTTATCTCTGCAAGGACCGCTAAAGATGAAAGATATTGCAGCTGAACTTAACATATCCCTACCTGCTGCAACAGGCCTGATAGATAGGCTTTATTCTATAAAAACGATAGAACGAATATATGATAAAAAAGATAGACGTGTAATCTATATAAAGATTACAGAGAAAGGGAAAAAAATGGTAAAAGATATACGCCTAGAAAGAGAGAAAGAAATAATAGCGCTATTCTCTAAATTAACAGAGAGAGAGAGAGAAGACTATCTGAATATTTTAAAGAAAATAAAAACCGGTCTATATCAAAATGAAGAAAGATAA
- a CDS encoding DJ-1/PfpI family protein: MKKFLLLSFISGLLFTMKAYCQDKVLMIVPKQDFRDEELFVSKEIIEDAGYEVDIASSSTGYCFGMLGHNVEAAKSLDGIRVADYKAIVFIGGAGAKEYWYDNRALSIAQDAIKEEVVLAAICIAPVTLANAGVLEGRDATVSALFKDKIIAKGAIYSGSGIEVDANIITASGPSSSEGFGYKIVELLKDK; this comes from the coding sequence TTGAAAAAGTTTCTACTTCTATCTTTTATTTCAGGGTTACTATTTACAATGAAAGCTTATTGTCAAGATAAAGTTTTGATGATAGTGCCTAAACAAGATTTTCGGGATGAAGAACTGTTTGTTTCTAAAGAGATTATTGAAGATGCAGGCTATGAGGTAGATATAGCTTCTAGCTCTACAGGATATTGCTTCGGCATGTTGGGTCATAATGTCGAGGCTGCTAAATCTTTAGACGGTATAAGGGTGGCAGATTATAAGGCTATAGTATTTATAGGCGGTGCGGGAGCGAAAGAGTATTGGTATGATAATAGAGCTCTCTCTATAGCTCAAGATGCTATAAAAGAGGAGGTTGTTTTAGCTGCGATATGTATAGCTCCTGTTACTCTGGCCAATGCTGGAGTTTTGGAAGGTAGAGATGCTACCGTATCAGCTTTATTTAAAGATAAGATTATAGCTAAAGGTGCAATTTATAGTGGTTCCGGTATCGAGGTTGATGCTAATATTATAACTGCAAGTGGCCCCTCTTCCAGTGAAGGATTTGGTTATAAGATAGTCGAACTTTTAAAAGATAAATAG
- the tmk gene encoding dTMP kinase codes for MRGVFVTFEGIEGSGKSTQASLFIDWCQEKGRKVIFLREPGSTSIGEKIREVLLSLDYENFYSQTELLLFLSARAQMVREKISPALEKGVIVILDRYSDSTFAYQGYGEGIPLELIDKMNSFATSNLMPDITFLLDIEIEEGLKRAGFKDRIEKKGLEFHRKVRDGYYQLTENSDGRIRIIKVKKDFSETQKEIREIFQKKFSL; via the coding sequence ATGAGGGGAGTATTCGTTACATTTGAAGGTATTGAGGGAAGCGGTAAATCTACCCAAGCAAGCCTTTTTATAGATTGGTGTCAGGAAAAAGGTAGGAAGGTAATTTTTTTAAGGGAACCCGGCTCGACTTCTATTGGTGAGAAAATACGCGAAGTATTGTTATCTCTTGATTATGAAAATTTTTACTCTCAGACTGAACTTCTGCTTTTTCTGTCTGCTAGGGCGCAGATGGTGAGAGAGAAGATAAGCCCTGCCTTAGAAAAAGGTGTTATAGTTATTTTGGACAGATATTCAGATTCTACTTTTGCCTATCAGGGATACGGGGAAGGTATTCCTTTAGAGCTTATTGATAAAATGAATTCTTTTGCAACTTCTAATCTTATGCCGGATATTACTTTTCTTTTGGATATAGAGATAGAAGAGGGTTTAAAAAGAGCAGGTTTTAAGGATAGGATTGAAAAAAAAGGTTTGGAGTTTCATCGAAAAGTAAGAGATGGTTATTACCAATTAACCGAGAATTCTGATGGAAGGATACGTATTATTAAGGTCAAGAAAGATTTCTCAGAGACTCAAAAAGAAATAAGAGAAATTTTCCAGAAAAAGTTTTCTTTATAA
- a CDS encoding NUDIX domain-containing protein, which yields MVKRELSCGGILYRRVEDSFQIVLVRRLRKNGLSVWCIPKGKAEEGEGHKETALREVREETGMNGIIEDELGKINYWFHDSENKVKINKTVWFFLMVYKDGDLEDHDSEVEEVRWLGIDEVLDYMSYDSEKDMVEKSKNRLLEKGII from the coding sequence ATGGTTAAGAGAGAACTATCCTGCGGCGGAATTTTATATAGAAGAGTAGAGGATAGTTTTCAGATTGTTTTAGTTAGGAGGTTAAGAAAGAATGGTCTATCTGTTTGGTGTATTCCCAAAGGCAAGGCTGAAGAGGGTGAGGGGCATAAAGAGACTGCATTGAGAGAGGTAAGAGAAGAGACGGGTATGAATGGTATTATTGAGGATGAATTAGGCAAAATTAATTACTGGTTTCATGATTCTGAAAATAAGGTTAAAATAAATAAAACAGTATGGTTTTTCCTTATGGTGTATAAAGATGGTGATTTGGAAGATCATGATTCTGAAGTTGAAGAAGTGAGATGGCTTGGAATAGATGAGGTGTTAGATTATATGAGCTATGATTCGGAAAAGGATATGGTTGAAAAATCAAAAAATAGATTACTTGAAAAGGGGATTATTTGA